The following are encoded together in the Adhaeribacter arboris genome:
- a CDS encoding helix-turn-helix domain-containing protein → MQVICLEEAAFYELVEQVVARLKEKHGEEREKWISDEQAMQLLNIKSKTTLQKLRDEGKIRYSQPQKKIILYDRDSIDAYLEKNARNTF, encoded by the coding sequence ATGCAGGTCATTTGTCTTGAAGAAGCCGCTTTTTATGAGTTAGTCGAACAAGTAGTTGCTCGATTAAAAGAAAAGCACGGCGAAGAAAGAGAAAAATGGATTTCTGATGAGCAAGCCATGCAGCTCTTGAATATCAAATCAAAAACGACTTTGCAAAAATTGCGGGACGAAGGAAAAATTCGCTACTCCCAGCCACAGAAGAAAATTATTCTATATGACCGGGATTCTATTGACGCTTATCTAGAGAAAAACGCCCGAAATACCTTTTAA
- a CDS encoding DUF6660 family protein, protein MKWFAFILSIYMVVLPCVPCADAAPRMDTLEQTIIGMDSSCPDETPAGDLCSPLCMCSCCAGFALQNVTHKITLSSFPIPVLLPDYQAAFSPHPYFAIWQPPKV, encoded by the coding sequence ATGAAATGGTTTGCTTTCATATTAAGTATCTACATGGTTGTATTACCATGTGTTCCCTGTGCTGATGCAGCACCGAGAATGGATACGCTTGAGCAAACTATTATAGGAATGGACTCAAGCTGTCCTGATGAAACTCCTGCTGGCGATCTATGTTCACCTCTTTGCATGTGTAGTTGTTGCGCCGGGTTTGCCTTGCAAAACGTTACACACAAAATAACCTTATCCAGCTTTCCTATACCTGTCCTACTGCCTGATTACCAAGCAGCATTTTCGCCGCATCCCTATTTTGC